One stretch of Excalfactoria chinensis isolate bCotChi1 chromosome 2, bCotChi1.hap2, whole genome shotgun sequence DNA includes these proteins:
- the MALSU1 gene encoding LOW QUALITY PROTEIN: mitochondrial assembly of ribosomal large subunit protein 1 (The sequence of the model RefSeq protein was modified relative to this genomic sequence to represent the inferred CDS: deleted 1 base in 1 codon) → MWRALLGGCRLLRARSALPAVGAVRPGGDAAVRGAGGGRAAGTAAEWRQETVPDAPLPKFNIDFVVKLLRQENAKDICVIRVPPEIKYCHYFIVVSGSSTRHLHAMAHYMLKMYKHQKEESDRHTRIEGKETDDWLCIDFGTIVVHFMLPETRETYELEKLWTLGSYDDQLAQMTPQLLPEDFILGLTSESSDQLVTRT, encoded by the exons ATGTGGCGGGCGCTGCTGGGAGGCTGCCGCCTTCTGCGGGCCCGCTCCGCTCTGCCCGCGGTCGGGGCGGTCCGTCCGGGCGGGGACGCGGCTGTGAGGGGCGCGGGGGGCGGCAGAGCGGCAGGCACGGCGGCGGAGTGGCGGCAGGAGACAG ttccaGACGCACCTCTTCCAAAGTTCAACATTGACTTTGTTGTAAAGCTGCTGAGGCAAGAGAATGCGAAGGACATCTGTGTCATCCGAGTACCCCCAGAAATCAAATACTGTCATTATTTTATAGTTGTCAGCGGATCTTCAACACGGCATCTCCATGCAATGGCACATTACATGCTGAAAATG TACAAgcatcagaaagaagaaagcgATCGTCACACTCGGATTGAAGGGAAAGAGACAGATGACTGGCTGTGCATTGATTTCG gaACCATAGTTGTACACTTCATGCTGCCAGAAACACGAGAGACTTACGaactggagaagctgtggactCTAGGTTCTTATGATGACCAGTTAGCACAGATGACTCCACAGTTGCTGCCAGAAGACTTCATACTGGGACTGACTTCTGAA AGCAGTGATCAGCTTGTGACAAGAACTTAA
- the GPNMB gene encoding transmembrane glycoprotein NMB has translation MCGAHRHLALLLLAEAVLCAAAMQFQDVLSNGRTAPVTNHKKIQGWSSDQNKWNEKLYPFWEDNDPRWKDCWKGGKVRTKLVTDSPALVGSNVTFVVTLQFPKCQKEDDDGNIIYQRNCTPDSPAAQDQYVYNWTEWIDSCGWENCTSNQSHNIFPDGRPFPHYPGWRRRNFVYLFHTVGQYYQTIGRSSAIFSVNTANITLGKHVMAVSIYRRGHSTYVPIARASTTYVVTDKIPIFVSMSQKHDRNISDSIFIKDSPITFDVKIHDPSNYLNDSAISYKWNFGDGSGLFVESGATTSHTFSLQGNFTLNLTVQAIIPVPCKPVTPTPSLPTPAVMTDASSNSDPSAPNEMAEDNPDGGCHIYRYGYYTAGITIVEGILEVNIIQMTSIQMTESQAENPLVDFVVTCQGSFPTDVCTAVSDPTCQVSQGMVCDPVIVTDECVLTIRRAFDEPGTYCINITLGDDTSQALASALISVNGGSSSGTTKGVFIFLGLLAVFGAIGAFVLYKRYKQYKPIERSAGQAENQEGLSAYVSNFKAFLFHKSTERNPLLKSKPGIV, from the exons AGTTTCAAGATGTGCTGAGCAATGGAAGAACTGCTCCTGTCACGAACCACAAGAAGATACAAGGCTGGTCTAGTGACCAAAACAAATGGAATGAAAAACTTTATCCTTTCTGGGAAGACAATGACCCTCGGTGGAAGGACTGCTGGAAAG GAGGAAAGGTGAGAACCAAACTGGTGACTGACAGCCCAGCACTGGTGGGATCCAATGTGACCTTCGTTGTGACACTCCAGTTTCCCAAATGCCAGAAAGAAGATGACGATGGCAACATTATATACCAGAGAAACTGCACCCCAG ATTCTCCAGCTGCCCAGGATCAGTATGTCTACAACTGGACTGAATGGATCGACAGCTGTGGCTGGGAAAACTGTACAAGCAACCAGAGCCATAATATATTCCCAGATGGAAGACCTTTCCCTCATTATCCTGGCTGGAGGAGAAGGAACTTTGTCTATCTGTTTCATACAGTTG GTCAGTACTATCAAACAATTGGACGATCTTCAGCAATTTTTTCAGTCAACACTGCGAATATCACTCTCGGCAAACACGTAATGGCAGTATCCATTTACAGAAGAGGGCACTCAACATACGTTCCCATTGCAAGAGCAAGTACCACTTATGTTGTAACAG ACAAGATTCCAATATTTGTGAGCATGTCCCAGAAACATGACCGCAACATCTCAGACTCCATTTTTATCAAAGACTCACCAATCACATTCGATGTGAAAATCCATGACCCCAGCAACTACCTTAATGATTCCGCCATCTCCTACAAGTGGAACTTTGGAGATGGAAGTGGCTTATTTGTAGAAAGCGGTGCCACTACATCTCACACCTTCTCTCTGCAAGGAAACTTCACCCTGAATTTAACTGTTCAAGCTATTATACCTGTGCCTTGCAAGCCAGTAACACCCACTCCATCACTGCCCACCCCAGCAG TTATGACTGATGCATCTTCTAATTCAGACCCTTCTGCTCCCAATGAAATGGCAGAAGACAATCCTGATGGAGGCTGCCATATTTACAGATATGGATACTACACAGCTGGTATCACCATTGTAG AGGGAATCCTTGAGGTAAATATTATCCAGATGACAAGCATCCAGATGACAGAAAGCCAAGCTGAAAATCCACTGGTCGACTTTGTTGTTACCTGCCAAGGGAG TTTCCCTACAGATGTCTGTACAGCAGTTTCTGACCCCACGTGCCAGGTGTCTCAGGGCATGGTATGTGATCCCGTGATCGTCACTGATGAATGCGTACTCACCATAAGGAGAGCTTTTGATGAACCTGGAACGTACTGTATAAATATCACCTTGGGGGATGACACAAGTCAAGCCCTTGCCAGCGCACTTATTTCTGTAAATGGAG GATCATCCTCAGGGACAACAAAAGGTGTCTTCATCTTCCTTGGTTTGCTGGCAGTGTTTGGTGCCATTGGGGCTTTTGTCCTTTACAA GAGATACAAACAATACAAACCTATTGAGAGAAGTGCAGGACAAGCAGAGAACCAGGAGGGACTGAGTGCTTACGTCAGCAACTTCAAAGCCTTTTTGTTCCATAAGAGCACTGAGAGAAACCCTCTGTTGAAAAGCAAACCAGGCATTGTTTAA